The region CTGGAGCACTTGCCAGCGACTTGGTAGATCCCAGGTTTGAGGAAGAACCACTTCGACAACTCCAAATGGAATTTTTTTCAAAAGCTTGGAGTCGAGAGTTTTAGAAAAGGCAGAATGGCCTAGGAGGCTTATCAGCAGTAAGCTGAGTAGCTTGAAGATTCGTAACATGATGACGCCTATGATAATGCATGCAAAAAACCTTGAACAAGATGAGTTCGTACAAGGTTTATTGCGAAGCCTCAAGGCTATTTAGCAAAGATAGTTCTCACACTGCTAAAGGTTCGAGTGGCAACAGGCCCTGGTTAAGAGCATTTTCATAAAGTTCTTAAACAATTATAGGCAAAAACTCACCTCTCGACAGCCCACCGAGCCGAGGAGGTTCGCCCAACTCTCTTCCGAGAGTGTTGCACCATCTACCGACAGGCTGAGTTAGCCACGGCTATTCCGGCATAGGTGGACTAGGAACGACCTCCCTTACACTTCGTCCAGCTGGTACCCGGAGTCAAATTTCTGACTCGACTCGATATAGCTAGCGACATTTAGAACAAATTCATTAGAATTACAATGTTTGCCCGTCTTAAGAGGGTCAGTCATCCGATCGAGTCCCATCCCAAATGCGTTCGAACCATCGCAATAGACTATCAAAGAATTATTCGACAAAATATCGAGTGATTACGATTGATGGTAGTTTGAAGGCATCAAAGTCTTGATTAACCCTCGCCCGCGCTTAAGTCCTTATAAACTTCGACCGAAATCTCAGATATATGCTTGTATAAAAGATCTTGCCCGCTGTCATTTCATGAGTTGTGGCTAAGTTTGGAGCCTTATGAGTACTAACCAGCAACGATTTAGAGTCCTCACCTCTGAAGGCGATATAAAGTTGCTTGGTATTATCGATGAAACCATTAACTTTGCAACAGTTGATGAGCACATAGGGAAAAAGCAAACCATATCCCTCGACCTATCTGATGTTGTCGCGTGTTCTTGGAATGCGTTACTTCACCTAGATAAATTTCTCGCCGAAAAAGGTCTAGAATCCATAAAACTGAAAAAAGTACCGAATCGAATTTTCGACTATATCAAGCTCCTGCCACGGTTCTATGACACTTACGAAATTGTAAGCCTCGAAATGCAGCTCATCAATCAAGACTTTGAAATGAAATCTATTGAAATTACCAAAAATGAGCTAAAGCAATTCGCTAAGCACAGCCCCAATTACTTTATCCGTTGGTTCAAGGGCTATCAATTTGTAGGCAATCAACGGTACTTCCTTCAAGAGGGTTTACCCAAAGGGCTTGAACGAAGTCCTTGGTTGAAGATCAATCAGGATGAGTTCAAATTCTGGCATGACTACATCTCATTTTGTCAATCAACTCTTAGCTTATCATTGGACCTCTTGGAGTCACTTGATTTTGTTTTAAAACGCAATCTCAAAGAAACAATGATGATATGGAACTCAGTACTTTCGAGTTTCGAGCATCTAAAGACAGAAAACTATAATACATATCGCGATAACTCTGATGATATTTTGTCTCGTATCCAGAATGTCGAAAGCAATTGCTCTAAGATCTATAGCTCGATGAAAGAGATAAAACAGGGATCTCATATGCAGATTCTCAAGATCGAAGTTCTTAGCCAAAATGAATATTTCATAAAAGACTCGTCTCTCCATCAAGGTATTGATAGCTATGTCCAGGAAGTTCAGAAACTCACAAACATGCTCAGCAAGATCGAAGATCTTGGGGTCAACGCCGGATCGTTAATATTCGAGCTTTTGGACTACTTCGATCGATTCGAAAAAGACTTTCAAGAAATTTCTGAACTGGATACCGTAGCCCTTGGAGCAATTCGCGACATCATGGGTATCATGGACGTTCTATCCATGAAATCGTGGAAGAAAACTCAAAATATCATTTGCAAAGAACTTCAGAATTGGAGTCAAACACTTTTTAACTTGAGCGGAACTTTGCAGGGATTCGATCTTCTAAGGCAGATTATAGAGCATCGACTAAAAGAGCTAACTCTCATCACTGACAAGAAACAAGCTAGAGTGGAATGGGCATATTTTGCAACTGAATTGTATACAATGATTGAGTCTTCTCTGGTCACAGATCAAGAAAAGTTCTCAAAGGGTTTCTACTTGCCCCATGCTCAGGGTGAGCAAAAAAAAGAATCGAAAAGCCCCGGCGATGTCATGCTCTTTTAGGCAATCTTACCTTAGGCAAAGGCATCAGGTTTTTTCAAAAGAGTTCCGATAACTGATAGAGGTTACTAGTGAATTCAAAGAATAAGTGGTTTTTATGGTGAAACGAGCTGCCATAGTCGACGATGAAACATCGATAGCTGACACCCTAGCTTTTGTGCTTGATCACTTGGGTATTCCTATATCCATCGAGACATTTAATCGCCTCGATGTTTTCCATGTGAGTCAGGACTCGCTACCTTTTGATATTCTATTGCTCGATTTGAACTTACCCGGACTTGGCTCTCACAAGATTTCTGAATTCTTAGATTCTTTGGATTCGCAAACTAAAATTGTGATAATGACAGGAGACCACACATTCGCTTGCCCCAGCTCTCGGATCGAGGAGGTCATCCACAAGCCTTTCGACATTCCCAATCTAGAAAGACTGATCAGATCAGCTATTGCCGATGACTAGCTTCACTAATCAGATAGCTTTGACCTTTTTCTCTAAGAAATCAGTTTCGTGGCGTTTGAAGGTATTGTCTCGAATCGATGAAAGTAGCTCCCTGAGCTGATCCTTACTAACTGGCTTGGCGAGGACTTGATCCATCCCAGCTTCGAAAGCACGATCTATTTCGGCCTCCGAAACACTTGCTGTAAGGGCAACTATCCTAAGGCCTTTGCCATACCTCTCTCTCAGCAAGGCCGTAGTATGGTAGCCGTTCATAACGGGCATCTTACAATCCATCAAGATCAGCTCATAAGAGGACAAGTCAGATATCTGAAGAAGCTCCTTGCCATTTTCTACAAAATCTACAGAGGTATTGAAATGGCTCAATTGTTTCGCGATCAAGCGACGCTCGGTCGCACGATCCTCGGCGACCAAAACTCTCAGACGATGAAGTAGCTTAGCCTGTTGAATTGGAATCGGCACGCTTTCAGGAGCGTCAATTACTTGAGTTGGTATGGAAACAGTAACTCTAGCCCCCTCTCCTAGTTTGCTTTCCACATCGAACACACCACTCATCTGCTCAATAAGGCCTTTCACGATACTCAAACCCAGACCTGTGCCTCCGTAAGTCTTCGTAGTGGACAGATCTCCCTGCTCAAAAGGCATTAGAAGTCGCTCAATTTTTGAAAGGTCGATGCCAATTCCCGTATCCTCGATCGCTATCACGATATGGCTTTCTGATTGATTAGTTTTGAGTTCAACCTTGACCCAAATGGTGCCTTCCTTCGTGAACTTAATCGCATTGGATAGTAAGTTGCTGATGATCTGCCCTAAACGCGTTTCATCGACTTCAACCCATAGCCTACTATCAACTGCCAATTCAGTTTTTAGCTGAACCCTTCCGGTATCAATACACTTTCCGTAAAGTTTTACAATTGATTGAATAAATCGAGTTAAGTTAGTAGGCTGAGGGTCCAAATCAATTCTATGTGCCTCAATACGTGAGTATTCGAGGACATCGCCCACTATTCGGCTCAGATTTTTTCCTGATTCGGATACAAGTTGCAACATATCTCGATGTGATGACTTCAAATCTTCATCATCCATCACCTCTTCACAGAAACCAATGATTGCATTGAGAGGTGTTCGAATCTCGTGGCTCATATTAGCGAGAAATGAGGTTTTGGCCTGTTCGGCATTTCTTGCATCACTTTCAGCTATTTTTAGTTTTGTGATAGTATTACGATGATCCTGCACGATATGAAAGATACTAGTCACATTTTCTACTATTAACGCATAGATACCTCTTTCTAAGGTCACCATGTAAGTTTGATGAACCTGCCGTTTGTCGGGATCCTTGCAGTTTAGTGGCATCAGGTGGTTGTGTAAGGTTGCTGAAAAAAATACCGGTGCTTGGCTTTGAATAGCATCCTCGATGACTCCACTGTAGGGTTCTGTAGCAATTTTCGGGCAGACATCCTCTAACTTGCGACCGAGAACCTTGTCCCGATTGATTGACGTCCACATTTCCAGAGCTTGATTCCAGAATATGACCACTCTACTGCTATCGAATACGCAGTAGCCTTGGGGAATATGATCAAGGTAGCCCAAGATGCTAGGCATATTTTAGACCCTTATCGGGGAACCAGTTTTCTAAAAGTTCCCTGACTCCATCAACCCTAAATCGAACGAGAATTCTGCCTTCGATCTCCTTGTCTTCTACGATCAGAAATGTTTCAATAAAGAGAAGCATAGTTTCCGTGCCATCCTTACCTTTTAGTATTGATTCTTGGTCGTGGTGATACTGGGGAACAAAGTACTTTAAGTCGAGGGAAAAAAAGTTTGCAGTAGTTCCCATGACAGCGTTCAGCACAATGTTTCCGATTTCTGTGATCGTTGATTCTCCCATCACATCAAGATCCTGAGACCCATCACCAGCATTTGGCACTAGCTTGCGAACCAACTGCATCGCACTCTTCCGAGTGAATTCGATTGTGGCCGTTCCGCTGAGTCCTCCTTCGAATCCCAGGCTAACATAGGACATCAGTTCCTGAGGTTCTCCAACTTCTGACGAATCATCCTGGCAGCGAACAAGCTTGATTTCTGGCAAACTTAGGTTGATCTGCTTTGAAACTATCGCCTGGATAGCCTGAGATGCACGAGTCACTCCCTGCGACAGGCGATCCCTTAACACCTCAAGCTCGTAACTATCTAGTTCATGAGACATGTTTTTCATTTTTCTTCCGATCTTGACGTAGCTGATTCACGACAGTTTCGAGAGTTTCCTTTTGTACTGGCTTGTTGAGGAAATACTTAACTCCATTATCGTGACACTGTTCCTCCGAACTCTTCTGAACATTCGCAGTCAGCACAACGATATCAATATCGGGATACTTTTCATGAATCATCGCACTCAGCTCGAACCCATCAAGCTCCGGCATCAATAGGTCGGTAAAGACACAATCGAAGTTACCCTTTTTCAGCTCCTCTAAGACCTCAAGACCTGAAAGGAAGGGCTTTACTTCACACCCAAGATCCTGCAACAGACGTTCAATTTGATTCAATTGAAAGTGAGAATCATCCACCAATATTACTTTGAGTGACATCTTATTTTCCTCCTCTTGCTTTCAATTCATCGGAGCTACTTGCGGTTCCACCAAGCAAGATCTTGTTACCATTGAGTCATTCTCTGGCAGAGTGAAGCTAAGGGAATAGATAGGCTATGGAAATACTTTCATTATATGTCTCGGGTGCAAGATATTTTTGTGCCCAAATACTTTTGCCTCCTATCTCATATTCATTCATATATTTCGTCAATTATCAGATATATACAAACTCAAAATATTTCACCGTACCTGTACACTCCAGCTTGCTTCAATCGCCCGAAGACATCAAATCAATCGAGATCTGATAAACTATAGTAGAGTATTTTTGATCTGCATTCTTCCAACGGCTGCTCAACTCTAAGGAAAGGTGGTTATGAAGGTTCTCATAGCAGACGATAATCCTGAAATTGCATCAGTCATTGAACTATTTTTGGAAAACTCAAAAGTTACCTTCTACCGAGCCATGAACAGCGAGGATGCTCTCAATCAAGCATCATCAAACCTATTTGACCTTATCATTACTGACTATGATTTTCCTCCAAGAGGAGGCCTTGAGTTGATCAGCAAATACCGCAATGCTATTGGTAACACCCCTCTATATGTATTGACGGGAGTTTCCATTTCGGAAGAAGACTTACTCTCCGCTGGAGCAACAAAGGTATTTTTCAAGCCTAATGCCATCAAGAGAATTTCTGATGAGATCAAGACCACGATAAAAAAAGCTTCCTAGCGGAGTGTTAGGAGAAGCTTCTTTTGAATTGCCTGACAACTTTATTTATAAGCATTCTAGGCCTTCTTACCTCTTGTACAAGCCCATCCGACGAACCCGATGTGCGAGATTTGGTGGTTCCTAACCAGAAGAATTGGATTGCAAAATCTGTATCAATACCCTATCAAAACCCCTTTGAAAGCATGATCGTATTTGGTGACTCACTCTCAGATACAGCGAATCTCAAAGCCAATACATGGGGTATCGTATTACCAGCCCATCTCTACTGGGAGGGTCGCTTCTCAAATGGACCTATCTGGCTAGACTACGCGAGCCGTGGCTTACAATTGCGACTGGTAAGCTATGCAGTAGGCGGAGCTGAAACTCAAGAGACGAAGGGCTATTCAGGATTCTTTGTGAGTAGCCTCCATGAGCAGATTGATGACTACCTAAACGATACCACCCAGAGCGAGCGTAAGAAGCACCTGGGTGTGATATGGATTGGCGCTAATAACTATTTCGCCAAGATCAATGACGACCCGAGGCAGGTAATTGAGGATATCTCTAAACAGGCTCAACTTCTGCTCCAGCGGGGTCTTCAAACTTTGGTCATAGGAACGATGCCAGAGCTAGCTGGATTGCCCGTGCCACCAAACCAGTCCAAACGTCGACCGGATAGGGAGTTTAAGAAAATAACTCGAAGTCATAATACCTTATGCAGAAAACTAGTGAGCCAACTTCAGAAAACTTGGCCGCGAAAGAATATCGTCCTGTGGGATGCCTATGATATCTATCATCAGGCGACCAGAAATCCGATAAAGTTTGGCTTTAGAGACTTGGATACCGCTTGCTATCCTGGTGATCTTTACGGAGAGTTCAAGCAAGACGACAAATCATTTTGTGTGGATCTCATGGGAACCAGACACTGGGATTATACTCACCCGAACACAATGATGCACTGCTACTATGCAACAAAATTTCTTGCCGATCTTGGTTCAGAACTGAGTTACATCACGTTCAACTATAACCAGGCTAAGATTATGTGCCGCAGGCTTTCGGAGAGATAGGAGCGCCCCCGTAAGGTTAAGATTTTGATCGGAAAAACGACTAGGCGAGAACTCTCATTGTTCATTAATTTTTGTCTTTTGAAACAAAAAATCCTCTAAACGATTCATTTACCAACAAGGACAGAAATGCTTCCGTTCGGCAATACACGAAAGTCTACATATTTTCTTCAGCTAGGCTCTAGAGCCACACGGTATCAGTCATTCTAGAGAATCCCGAAAGTTCTATACCCTGCATCTAAACTGATTAAAAATTAATCATGCACTCTCTCAACAATTGACTAATTTCGAAGTCATGATAGCGTCTCCAGCAGTGAATCCAAATTAACTTAGAAGGAGAGTGATTATGAAAGTTACAGTTATCATGTCTATGCTAGCTCTACTATCCACACCAAGTTTTGCCAACAAGGGAGAACAAACACCACCGGTTGATCAAGGTCAACAGCAGCAAGACCCCGTTGATCAGGGTCAGCAGCAGCAAGATCCTGTGGACCAAGGTCAACAACAGCAGGATCCCGTCGACCAGGGTCAACAGCCTCCTCAACCGCCTATTGTAGACAATGGCCAGTCACCAATTCAACAGAAGCCAGGTGTTTACAAGTATCTAGAGCCTAAGCACCCTGCAGGTGACCGTCTTGACTGGTGCCTAACCTGGGCTAATCACTGTGGCCAAGAAGCTGCAAACGCCTACTGTGAAGAGATGGGGCACCGCATGGCTGTAGATCTAGAGCGTGCTGCTGATGTAGGGTACACCCGCCTATTGCAAGATGATCGTATGGTTTGTAATGGTTATCCCTGCGATAGCTTTACCTACATCACATGCTCAAACTAGGGTGAGCCCTGGTCGCGAAGACCTTTGATCGCCGTATCGGGAGTGTGTTTCTTCGTCACACACTCCATGCTAAAGAGCAAAGATTTCAAGCGAATCATCCTCAAGGTTTAATGAATTCATCCGAATTGCTCTAATGAGGAGCTATGGATGGAACTAGTTAAACTTCACCACCTATATAAAAGTGCTCTAACACGCAATATCAGTATTGCTGGATCGGTTTTGTGCTGCTTTTTAATCGTAGCGGAACTTCTTGACCAACGCCCAATGTACATTCTTGCAGCTATTCTTGCAGTTGCTGGCATGTCCTTCGGATTAGTCGCAACACGATATAGCTTGCCTGAAAACTATACCAACGGTGCCTTGGCCCTCAACATTATCGGATCTCTCGCGGTAGCCTTTGCAAACCTTAGCGCTCAACATCCAAATTTAACTGGTGGCTATTATTACTTTGGAGTCATAATTATAACTAGTTCATTCTTATGCGGACGACGGGTTGGTTTTGGCTTCCTAATATTCTTCTACTTCACCTTAGCCCTCGGCTACGTCCTCCACGGACAACATGTAGCACCTGGCCTGGATCTAGAGTTTTCAACCTTCCTCGATCGAGCTATCGCACCAACATTTATCTTCTATGTAGTTTCTGTAGCAGAAAAAACCTTGCTCGCTTCTTTAGAAGTTTCAGAGAACCAGCAAGCTCAGATTAAGCAGGGAGAAAAGCTTTCAACCTTAGGTGTATTCGCTGCTGGTATCGCTCATGAGATACGCAACCCACTTGGCATTATTTCAGGATCCATAGACGTTTTGAAGCGCCTCGGAAAGGCCGATAAGCTAAATGAAGCATCTTTCACAAAATGGTTACAAAAGGCTCAAAAAAACAGCTTACGAATATCAGATGTTATTGACTCACTGATGTACCTAGCTAACGATAGTTATAAGGCTCAAATCGATGACAATCTCGATGTATCAGTACAGGATAGTTTCTGTGAGTGTCTCGCTGCACTTGATACTAAGATCTCACAAAATGGTATTGTCATTAAAAACCTTCACGCAGAGAAAGACTATATGGTTGGAGGCAACTCCTATCACCTTTTCACTGTCATGAGAATAATCATTGATAATGCTATCGATGCGCTGGGGGACAAGAAGTCACTTCATCCTAAGATTACGTTCGAGACTAGAATCAGTGACAATCACCTAGTAATCTCGATTACTGATAACGGCCCTGGAATACCGGTTCAACTACAAGACCGAATACTAGATCCCTTTTTCACCACCAAAGAAGTAGGTCAAGGAAGTGGAATCGGTTTAGCGTTAGCCTATGGCATCGCCCAAAGATTGAGTTGGAAAATCAGTTTCAAGAGCGAAGAAGGAAGGACTAGCTTCTTGATCGTGATCAATCGATTCGAAGTCAATCAAAAGTCTGACAGCTACCACCTTGCTGGCTAAAAAACTTCCAAAACTCCGAACTCTAAGGTCACGATTTGCATTCGCTAAAATCATCAAAGACTGCCTAGAAGACACAAAGCCTTCTAGACAGTCTGTATAGAAAGAACCTTAACTGGAAAGAAACTCTTTGGGTGTCATAGGTAATGTTCTCAAACGCTTCCCAGTTGCATTATAGACCGCATTACCGATTGCAGCTGCAACTCCAGTTATCCCAATCTCACCGATCCCTTTGGCACCAATGGGCGTGGCATTGAAATCGGGATTATCGATCCACAATACGTCAATTTCTGGAATATCAGCATTCACAGGAACATGGTACTCAGCAAAGTCATCGTTGGTGATTCGTCCCAATCGATGATCCCAGCGAATCGACTCCTGCAAGGCTTGGCCTACTCCCATGATCATACCACCTAGAAATTGGCTGCGGGCGGTTCTAGCATTTAGGATGGTTCCACAAGCAAAACAACCTAACATACGCCGCACTCGGATCAGACCAAGGTCTTCGTCAACACCAACTTCCACAAACTGGGAGCCGAAGGAATGATTAGAGGTGCTAGTTTGAAAGCTAGGAGAAAAGGAGCCATCGACGTCAATAAAATCACGATTTGCATCCATGAGAATGTCTTCAAATCGAGCCATCTCATTTTTATAGACCAAAGCCCCATCAATAAACTGCACTTGATCGATTGGCACCTTTCTCAATTTCGAATCGCTGGCCAGCAATTCGAAGAGCCTCTCTTTGAGTTTGTCGTAGGCTTGGCGAACTGCGCCACCAACGCTGCCAGTCGTTGCACTACCGCCAGAGATGCCACCAGCTGGTAAGTCTGTGTCTCCTAACTTCATCTGGACCCGACCTTGCGGAATGCCTAGCAAGTCAGCAAGCAGCTGTGCTTGAACTGTTGCTGTTCCCGTTCCCATTTCTTGCGAGCAGCAAAGTATTTTAGCCGTTCCATCAGAACCAATACGCAAGGTCACCTGCGTAGGAAATCCTAGGGAAGGGTAAGTCGCTGCTGAGACGCCAAAGCCTACTAGCCAAGAACCATCGCGAAGCTCTCTCGGGGTCTTTCGGCGTCGATGCCAACCAAAAGCCTTCGCCCCTTCTTGGAGAGCTGTTGTTAAGTGTCGTGAGCTAAAAGGCTTACTCGAAAACAAATCTTTCACGGGCTCATTTTTGATTCTAAGAGCCACTGGGTCAACTTCAAGTTTAACTGCCAGTTCATCAATAGCAGTTTCAAGAGCAAAGACTCCACCTGCTTCCGCAGGAGCACGCATGAAGGTAGGAACTTGAGTATTCAACCGACACTGAAACTGCTCTAGCTTAAGTGCTTTCCGCTGGTACATCATCCGAGTGACGAGAGTGAACGACTCAGTGTATTGATCTACTTCGGAGGTACTCGCAGAACCTGCGTGGATGATGGCCTCAATGAGCCCGTCTTGACTGGCCCCCAAAGCGACTCGTTGGATCAATGGTGTCCGATATCCTGTTCCCCCATATAGTTGATTTCGACTTACCACTAGCTTTACAGGACGATTCACTGCTTTACTGCATAGAACAGCTAGAATCGAGTGGGGCCACATCAACCCTTTCGAACCGAATGCCCCACCCATATACTGACATACAACGCGGATTTGACTAGCATCCAGGTTGAAGAGCTGTGCATAGGTTTGCCGAGCTAAAGCGAGGCTTTGGCTGGAATCGTAGACTAGAAGATAGGGCTTCCCACCTTTAATGGTCCAATGTGCAATCGTTGCATGAGGTTCCAGCGGGTTATGATAGTTGCCTTCGGTAAAGTATTCCTGATCAACCTGAACAGCTGCAGCAGACAAGACTTGCTCAGCATTTTGCTCGTCAACTGTGGGGGGTGCTCCAGAAACCGACCCTGGCTGCTCGGATCCTTCAGCCCTACGAATATTCGTTTCCGATGGCATAGATTCATATTCAACTTGCACCAGTAATGCGGCGTCCCTTGCTGTTTCAAAGCTATCTGCGATCACTGCAGCTATGTACTGCCCCGCATAGTAAATGTCACGTTCAGCCACGGGGTAAACTTTTGAGGCGACAATTGAACTGAAATTTCCTTCTCCAGAAGCTGGTAGTCTAGTAAATGATGGTAAATTTTCTGGTGTAAGGACTTTATAAACTCCAGGTAGGGCCTCCGCGA is a window of Pseudobacteriovorax antillogorgiicola DNA encoding:
- a CDS encoding xanthine dehydrogenase family protein molybdopterin-binding subunit, encoding MKDTVYEPIKLDGPAGKSITRRSGREKVTGKATFSAEWPMDGLLYATPVVSQISRGRIIRIDSSLAEALPGVYKVLTPENLPSFTRLPASGEGNFSSIVASKVYPVAERDIYYAGQYIAAVIADSFETARDAALLVQVEYESMPSETNIRRAEGSEQPGSVSGAPPTVDEQNAEQVLSAAAVQVDQEYFTEGNYHNPLEPHATIAHWTIKGGKPYLLVYDSSQSLALARQTYAQLFNLDASQIRVVCQYMGGAFGSKGLMWPHSILAVLCSKAVNRPVKLVVSRNQLYGGTGYRTPLIQRVALGASQDGLIEAIIHAGSASTSEVDQYTESFTLVTRMMYQRKALKLEQFQCRLNTQVPTFMRAPAEAGGVFALETAIDELAVKLEVDPVALRIKNEPVKDLFSSKPFSSRHLTTALQEGAKAFGWHRRRKTPRELRDGSWLVGFGVSAATYPSLGFPTQVTLRIGSDGTAKILCCSQEMGTGTATVQAQLLADLLGIPQGRVQMKLGDTDLPAGGISGGSATTGSVGGAVRQAYDKLKERLFELLASDSKLRKVPIDQVQFIDGALVYKNEMARFEDILMDANRDFIDVDGSFSPSFQTSTSNHSFGSQFVEVGVDEDLGLIRVRRMLGCFACGTILNARTARSQFLGGMIMGVGQALQESIRWDHRLGRITNDDFAEYHVPVNADIPEIDVLWIDNPDFNATPIGAKGIGEIGITGVAAAIGNAVYNATGKRLRTLPMTPKEFLSS
- a CDS encoding sensor histidine kinase, which translates into the protein MELVKLHHLYKSALTRNISIAGSVLCCFLIVAELLDQRPMYILAAILAVAGMSFGLVATRYSLPENYTNGALALNIIGSLAVAFANLSAQHPNLTGGYYYFGVIIITSSFLCGRRVGFGFLIFFYFTLALGYVLHGQHVAPGLDLEFSTFLDRAIAPTFIFYVVSVAEKTLLASLEVSENQQAQIKQGEKLSTLGVFAAGIAHEIRNPLGIISGSIDVLKRLGKADKLNEASFTKWLQKAQKNSLRISDVIDSLMYLANDSYKAQIDDNLDVSVQDSFCECLAALDTKISQNGIVIKNLHAEKDYMVGGNSYHLFTVMRIIIDNAIDALGDKKSLHPKITFETRISDNHLVISITDNGPGIPVQLQDRILDPFFTTKEVGQGSGIGLALAYGIAQRLSWKISFKSEEGRTSFLIVINRFEVNQKSDSYHLAG
- a CDS encoding SGNH/GDSL hydrolase family protein, whose protein sequence is MNCLTTLFISILGLLTSCTSPSDEPDVRDLVVPNQKNWIAKSVSIPYQNPFESMIVFGDSLSDTANLKANTWGIVLPAHLYWEGRFSNGPIWLDYASRGLQLRLVSYAVGGAETQETKGYSGFFVSSLHEQIDDYLNDTTQSERKKHLGVIWIGANNYFAKINDDPRQVIEDISKQAQLLLQRGLQTLVIGTMPELAGLPVPPNQSKRRPDREFKKITRSHNTLCRKLVSQLQKTWPRKNIVLWDAYDIYHQATRNPIKFGFRDLDTACYPGDLYGEFKQDDKSFCVDLMGTRHWDYTHPNTMMHCYYATKFLADLGSELSYITFNYNQAKIMCRRLSER
- a CDS encoding ATP-binding protein, coding for MPSILGYLDHIPQGYCVFDSSRVVIFWNQALEMWTSINRDKVLGRKLEDVCPKIATEPYSGVIEDAIQSQAPVFFSATLHNHLMPLNCKDPDKRQVHQTYMVTLERGIYALIVENVTSIFHIVQDHRNTITKLKIAESDARNAEQAKTSFLANMSHEIRTPLNAIIGFCEEVMDDEDLKSSHRDMLQLVSESGKNLSRIVGDVLEYSRIEAHRIDLDPQPTNLTRFIQSIVKLYGKCIDTGRVQLKTELAVDSRLWVEVDETRLGQIISNLLSNAIKFTKEGTIWVKVELKTNQSESHIVIAIEDTGIGIDLSKIERLLMPFEQGDLSTTKTYGGTGLGLSIVKGLIEQMSGVFDVESKLGEGARVTVSIPTQVIDAPESVPIPIQQAKLLHRLRVLVAEDRATERRLIAKQLSHFNTSVDFVENGKELLQISDLSSYELILMDCKMPVMNGYHTTALLRERYGKGLRIVALTASVSEAEIDRAFEAGMDQVLAKPVSKDQLRELLSSIRDNTFKRHETDFLEKKVKAI
- a CDS encoding response regulator codes for the protein MVKRAAIVDDETSIADTLAFVLDHLGIPISIETFNRLDVFHVSQDSLPFDILLLDLNLPGLGSHKISEFLDSLDSQTKIVIMTGDHTFACPSSRIEEVIHKPFDIPNLERLIRSAIADD
- a CDS encoding response regulator, giving the protein MSLKVILVDDSHFQLNQIERLLQDLGCEVKPFLSGLEVLEELKKGNFDCVFTDLLMPELDGFELSAMIHEKYPDIDIVVLTANVQKSSEEQCHDNGVKYFLNKPVQKETLETVVNQLRQDRKKNEKHVS
- a CDS encoding response regulator — its product is MKVLIADDNPEIASVIELFLENSKVTFYRAMNSEDALNQASSNLFDLIITDYDFPPRGGLELISKYRNAIGNTPLYVLTGVSISEEDLLSAGATKVFFKPNAIKRISDEIKTTIKKAS